Sequence from the Terriglobales bacterium genome:
GGCTTCAATATGTCCGGCACCGATTCCAAGTCCGGCGGCCCCGACTACCTGTACCTGTTCACGCAGGGGAAGTCGATCGGGGAAAAGCTGACGTAGCCTAGAACGCGGCAGGGAAGAACGCGCGGCGAAGGCCCGCGTTTCTTACACCCCCAGCGCGCGGCACCTCCGCACGTACCGCGCGTTCAGCATCCTTTTTCTTTGGCGAGTCGAGGAACACGCCTGCGGTCATCTTAGCTTGCTATTCAGATAGTGGAGCAGTGTTCTCACGGCGTGGGCCGTCAACAGTGCCTCTGGTTCGTCCAGCAACTCTTCATTCGGGTGAGCCATGCTCTTCCGGTTTCGCACTGGATTTAGGGCGTCAACAATCCGCGCTAGTCCACGTAGCATCCGCTGGGCTTCCACACCCGGTGGGTGTTTCTGCAGTTTAGGGTGTTGATGTCGAATCAGCCCAAAGAGCGCGGTGACATCCGCCTCATCAGAGTATTGGATATCCTCCTGGTTACAGACTGCTCTAAGATACCCATGCAATGCTGTATGTATCCGATCTACGCCGCTTACCGCCCCTCCCTTCGAATGTAGTAGCGCTTCAAAATCGCTCAAGGCACGCTCGACAACCGCTGAAGTGACCTCTAACTGGGGCGTGGGTACACCTTGAACGCCCTCCATGAGCACGTCCACCGCAATGAAGCGGATTGGATTGTTAATCTGCTCCATGGCATGAGCAATTCTCTTGTAACGCGATTTGGCGATCTCTGTGTCAGCTTCCAACTCGAGCTCAAGGTACTTGTCAACTGTCGTCGTGGCGTAGAGCAATTCGAACGCATCACCGAAGCTATTCGTTCCCTCCCACAATTCGAAGGGCATGTCCTCCAAAATCTGTGCGCAATCTGTGTCGAAATTCAATTGAAGGTACCGCAGAGCATTGCGCTTAAGGAGTCCCCAGATGGTTGGGTCGTGCTGCTCAAGAGCTGTACTTCTGCCGAGCCACCGCCGGAGTATAAGAGCAACATCGTCCTTTCGAGTCTAGCACTGCAATGCTACAGTTACTCGCGACGACCAGCGGCCTAGTGTGGGCGTCGAGTGGAAGCCGACCCCGCCCTAGAGTGCGCACTGCACTCATTGCAGTGACTAGCATCCGCGGTCCTTACAGAAGGTTTCGGCCCATGGATTTAGCTGCCATCGTAGTATCAGGCATTGGTGCGGGGCTAGCGGCTGCCCTAGCCTTGCTTGTCGTCCGTAGACCGGATCAGAACAAGTGGCTCTTCAGCGCAATCGTGTTTCTAGGGATGTTTGGTTTTCGAGGCCTTGTGATGCCGCACGTGCGAGCGTGGCAGATCGATCGGGAGACACAGAAAGCGCTGCAAGGCCTTCGGTTCTACCGGGCTCTAAAAGAGAGCGATCCCGAGACATACGCACGGATTCAGCGCAAAGTGCGCGATGGCTTAGCCCTAGGTGAAAGCCCGGACATCGTAGCCAGTCGGGTGAGCCCAATTGTCAGCGAAGTTTTGCCAAAGTACTTGGTTCGGACCTCCAATGGAGCTGCAGTGAGATTCCTAGAGGCAACAAATCGCGCGATTAGCGAGGTAGACGAAGGCTCGTGCTTTGCCCTCCTGTTGCCGAAGAAGGCGGGCGGTAACCAGCG
This genomic interval carries:
- a CDS encoding abortive infection family protein, giving the protein MPFELWEGTNSFGDAFELLYATTTVDKYLELELEADTEIAKSRYKRIAHAMEQINNPIRFIAVDVLMEGVQGVPTPQLEVTSAVVERALSDFEALLHSKGGAVSGVDRIHTALHGYLRAVCNQEDIQYSDEADVTALFGLIRHQHPKLQKHPPGVEAQRMLRGLARIVDALNPVRNRKSMAHPNEELLDEPEALLTAHAVRTLLHYLNSKLR